The following coding sequences lie in one Candidatus Babeliales bacterium genomic window:
- the rplS gene encoding 50S ribosomal protein L19 — protein MSKAAFYTKETIRSIGMQNRELPTFGIGDTIVVSQSIKEAGKERLQAFQGNVIAIHKKGASSTFIVRKIADNSIAVERIFPFFSPLIKEIKVLSKGDVRRAKLYYLRKKVGKAAHVKQLVETKASIAKRKTTEKEAVTE, from the coding sequence ATGTCAAAAGCAGCATTTTATACTAAAGAAACAATTCGCAGCATAGGTATGCAAAATCGTGAACTTCCAACATTTGGTATTGGAGATACGATTGTTGTATCACAGAGTATTAAAGAAGCAGGAAAAGAACGCTTGCAAGCATTTCAGGGCAACGTAATTGCCATTCATAAAAAAGGTGCATCAAGTACTTTTATCGTGCGCAAAATAGCAGATAATTCAATTGCTGTTGAACGTATTTTTCCTTTCTTTTCACCACTTATCAAAGAAATAAAAGTTTTGAGTAAAGGTGATGTTCGCCGCGCTAAGTTATACTATCTTCGTAAAAAAGTTGGTAAAGCTGCACACGTTAAGCAACTTGTAGAAACAAAAGCTTCAATTGCAAAACGTAAAACAACTGAAAAAGAGGCAGTTACTGAGTAA